AAGACCGTAGAAATTGGAAAACTGGCTGTCCAGACAGCACTCTGGCCTATGTATGAAATGGAGAATGGTGAGATCACATCCGTTAAAAAGATCAAAAAGCCAAAACCTGTTGAAGATTATCTCAGGATGCAGCGCCGGTTCAAACATCTTTTCACCATGGAAGGTGGAGCAGAAGAGATCGAGAAGATTCAGGCAATTGCAGATTATAACATCAAACATTTCGGGTTGCAGTAAGCAGCCCTTTTTTTTCTATACAGGGACAGCTAATGAAAGATAATAGAGAAAACCCTGCTATAAAAGATGCACAGGAAAGGTTCACCTTTATCTGGAATATTCTAAAGGAAAATTATCCTGATCCAGAGCCTGCCCTGAATTATAAAAATCCTCTGGAATTACTTGTAGCTACAGTTCTCTCGGCCCAGGCAACTGATGCACAGGTCAACAGAGTCACTGAAAAACTGTTCTCAAAGTACCAGACACTGGAAGATTTTGCACAAGCTGATCTAAATGAACTGGAAATGGATGTATATTCCACCGGATTTTACCGAAACAAAGCCAGGAATATCAAAGAAAGTGCCAGGATCATAATAGAGGACTTTAATTCCAGGATACCTGAAGATATGGATGGTTTACTGAAACTTCCTGGTATTGGAAGAAAAACTGCAAATATAATACTATCCAGAGCCTTTGGAAAGAACTGTGGTATTGCAGTGGATACTCATGTTGCCCGTCTGGCAGGAAGGCTAGGGTTTACTGATAGTAAAAATCCTGAAAAGATTGAAAAGGAGCTAATGGCACTTGCCGATAAGGTTGACTGGGAAGATCTATCAATGACACTGATACTTCACGGACGCAGAGTATGCCATGCCAGGGGCCCTGAATGTGAGGTCTGCGTAGTTAATCATCTCTGCCCATCAAGCAGGATTGCTTGAACAATAACAGGCTGCAATTGCCGCTATCCCAGTAATTATAATTATTCAGGTAAACTTTTTCTATGAAAGGCGTTTTCTTTCATCATTCGTATATATTATAATGTGAGTAATATGTACGGACATGGAGCTTAATATATGGACGAAAAGGACAGGCACTATGAAAAATGTGAAATCATAAACGCAGAGATTGAAAAGCGCTACAGGGCAGAGATTCCTGATATTGTGAATACCATCACAGAAAGTTGTCTGGGCAGGAACTGTTTCGATCATGTGGATGCAGCAGTTATTCCGTCAAGGGATGAGGTTATTGAGATAATAGATCTCATGAGAAAGATTCTCTATCCCGGATATTTTGATAACAGGACTCTTGACAGGAACAATCTTCATTACCATATAGGAAATGCCATCACAGATCTGTTTGAAAAGCTATCAAGACAGATAACCAACAGCATAATCCATGAATGCCAGCGATATGGAGAGAAATGTACAGAGTGTGTCGATAGGGGACAGGCAGAGACCATAAAATTCCTGAAAAAAATACCTGAAATACGCAGAGTACTTGCAACTGACGTTATAGCATCCTATAATGGCGATCCTGCTGCCAGGAGCTATGATGAGGTAATATTCAGTTACCCTGGTCTTTTTGCAGTTACCATCTACCGTGTTGCCCATGAACTGCATAAGCAGGACATAACACTCCTGCCTCGCATTATGACCGAATATGCCCACAATACAGTCGGAATTGACATCCACCCGGCTGCAAGTATAGGACACAGCTTTTTCATTGATCACGGAACAGGTGTTGTCATTGGAGAAACATGCAGTATAGGCAATAATGTGCGCGTATATCAGGGAGTTACCCTTGGTGCCCTGAGTTTTCCAAAGGATGAGAGAGGAAAGCTTATCAAAGGTCATAAGCGCCACCCTACAATTGAGGATGATGTCATTATCTATTCAGGAGCCACAATTCTTGGAGGCGATACTGTAATAGGAGCACGTTCAGTGATTGGGGGAAATGTATGGATCACAGAACCTGTTCCACCAGATACAAAGGTCATGATAGAAAAACCCAATCTGGTCTACAGGGAACGCAAAAATTCATGAAATCTGCAATGATAACTATAGAAAAATTTATATAATACAATATATGGGGGAACAGAAATGGAGAAAATATATGATGATATTACAGGAACTGTAGGAAACACGCCTCTTGTCAGACTCAACAAAATAACACAGGGATGCCATGCCCAGGTAATTGCCAAACTGGAATCATTCAATCCTCTAAGTTCAGTTAAGGACAGAATTGCCCTGAAGATGATCCAGGAAGCTGAAAAGAACAATCTTATCGATAGTGATACAGTCATAATTGAACCAACCTCAGGTAATACCGGTATTGGCCTTGCTTTTGTATGTGCTGCACGGGGATATCGGCTGATACTTACCATGCCTGACACAATGAGCATTGAAAGGCGAAAAATAATGAAGATATTTGGCACTGAAATTGTCCTCACACCCGGTGCTGCAGGGATGAAAGGCGCTGTTGAAAAAGCAGAGGAACTGGCTCAGGAATATCCAAAATCCTTTGTACCACAGCAGTTCAATAATCCTGCCAATCCTCTGGCACATCGCCTGAAAACAGGTGAAGAGATCTGGAATGATACCAATGGTCAGGTGGACATACTTGTTGCAGGTGTAGGAACCGGTGGAACCATTACAGGTGTTGCAGAGACTATAAAAAGCAAAAAGCCTGAATTCAGGGCAATTGCTGTAGAACCAAAGGATTCACCTGTACTATCCGGCGGGAAACCAGGCCCTCATAAGATACAGGGAATTGGAGCAGGATTCATTCCTCAGATACTCAATACAGATCTCATTGATGAGACCATCCAGATAGACAATGACCAGGCCTTTGAAACGGCCAGGGAGCTGGCAAGAAAGGAAGGAATTCTGGCAGGAATATCATCAGGAGCAGCTCTTTGCGCAGCACTGCAGGTTGCCAGAAAACCTGAAAACAAGAACAAGATGATAGTTGTCGTACTTCCTGATACCGGTGAACGATATCTGAGCACTCCTCTGGCAGACTTTGATGTGTAAAACTGAACACTGAACATGTCTCGAATAATTGTGCACGTTGACATGGATTATTTTTATGCAGCTATAGAGCAGAGGGATGATCCATCAATTCAGGGCAGACCTGTGGTTATATGCATGTACTCAGGCCGAAGTGAGATGAGCGGGGCTGTGAGCACATGCAATTATCTTGCCCGTGAGAGGGGCATAAGTGCAGGAATGCCATGTGCTAAGGCAAAAAAGATCGACAATGAAGCTGTATTTCTTCCTGTGAGGAAGGAATATTACACCATGGTATCTGATAACATTATGAATATTTTGAGACCATTTGCAGATAGTGCACAGCAGTTAGAACAGATCAGCGTAGATGAAGCATTCCTGGATATAACCAGGTCATGCAATGGTGATTTTGATACGGCCCTTGAGACAGGAATCAGGATAAAGCAGAGGATAAAATCCGAGGAAAACCTGACCTGTTCTATTGGTATTGGACCAAATAAACTTATAGCAAAGATGGCCTCTTCATACAAAAAGCCAGATGGCATTACTGTCATAACTCCTGAAAAATCAATGGCTTTTCTGGAACCCCTGGATGTAAAGAAGCTATGGGGGATAGGGAAGGTTACTGAGTCCAGGCTTGCTCAGATAGGTGTCAGGACCATTGGACAGCTGGCAGAATATGATCAGATCAGGTTGATAGAAACTTTTGGAAAGAAAAAAGGATCATGGTTAAAGAGAGCAGCAATGGGTCTGGATGATTCCGTGGTCCGTGACAGAGGTGATTCAAATCAGATCAGCAGGATTGCAACTCTGCCCGAAAATACCAGAAATCTTAAAGAAATAACGTCCCTGCTGGACAGACTGGCCGATGACGTGATCAACAAAGTAACAGAAGCTGGTGTATCCTTTAGACAAATAGTTTTTATTGGCATAACATCTGACCTTAAAATGCATACCAGAAGTAAAATTCTCAACCATGCAATTACTGATCGGGAAATTCTACGCATGAATGCAGGACAGATGGCAAAGGACTTTCTTGAAGATACCAGCCTTGAATTAAGGAGAGTGGGTGTGAGGGTGGATGATCTTCAAAACACTGCAGGACAGCTGACACTCAAAGATTATATTTAATAGAAAATATGATGTCCTTATATGGACAAAGAGCACGATCTCCAAGAAGACAAACAGGATCATAATAATGAAAGTATGATTGATCATAATCATAATGACCAAAATGATACAAACACTTCCCATTCTTCTCAAAACCATCATGAAATGATGCTGGAAGATTTTAAAAAAAGG
Above is a genomic segment from Methanosalsum zhilinae DSM 4017 containing:
- the nth gene encoding endonuclease III, with the protein product MKDNRENPAIKDAQERFTFIWNILKENYPDPEPALNYKNPLELLVATVLSAQATDAQVNRVTEKLFSKYQTLEDFAQADLNELEMDVYSTGFYRNKARNIKESARIIIEDFNSRIPEDMDGLLKLPGIGRKTANIILSRAFGKNCGIAVDTHVARLAGRLGFTDSKNPEKIEKELMALADKVDWEDLSMTLILHGRRVCHARGPECEVCVVNHLCPSSRIA
- a CDS encoding serine O-acetyltransferase, which gives rise to MDEKDRHYEKCEIINAEIEKRYRAEIPDIVNTITESCLGRNCFDHVDAAVIPSRDEVIEIIDLMRKILYPGYFDNRTLDRNNLHYHIGNAITDLFEKLSRQITNSIIHECQRYGEKCTECVDRGQAETIKFLKKIPEIRRVLATDVIASYNGDPAARSYDEVIFSYPGLFAVTIYRVAHELHKQDITLLPRIMTEYAHNTVGIDIHPAASIGHSFFIDHGTGVVIGETCSIGNNVRVYQGVTLGALSFPKDERGKLIKGHKRHPTIEDDVIIYSGATILGGDTVIGARSVIGGNVWITEPVPPDTKVMIEKPNLVYRERKNS
- the cysK gene encoding cysteine synthase A, which translates into the protein MEKIYDDITGTVGNTPLVRLNKITQGCHAQVIAKLESFNPLSSVKDRIALKMIQEAEKNNLIDSDTVIIEPTSGNTGIGLAFVCAARGYRLILTMPDTMSIERRKIMKIFGTEIVLTPGAAGMKGAVEKAEELAQEYPKSFVPQQFNNPANPLAHRLKTGEEIWNDTNGQVDILVAGVGTGGTITGVAETIKSKKPEFRAIAVEPKDSPVLSGGKPGPHKIQGIGAGFIPQILNTDLIDETIQIDNDQAFETARELARKEGILAGISSGAALCAALQVARKPENKNKMIVVVLPDTGERYLSTPLADFDV
- the dinB gene encoding DNA polymerase IV, producing the protein MSRIIVHVDMDYFYAAIEQRDDPSIQGRPVVICMYSGRSEMSGAVSTCNYLARERGISAGMPCAKAKKIDNEAVFLPVRKEYYTMVSDNIMNILRPFADSAQQLEQISVDEAFLDITRSCNGDFDTALETGIRIKQRIKSEENLTCSIGIGPNKLIAKMASSYKKPDGITVITPEKSMAFLEPLDVKKLWGIGKVTESRLAQIGVRTIGQLAEYDQIRLIETFGKKKGSWLKRAAMGLDDSVVRDRGDSNQISRIATLPENTRNLKEITSLLDRLADDVINKVTEAGVSFRQIVFIGITSDLKMHTRSKILNHAITDREILRMNAGQMAKDFLEDTSLELRRVGVRVDDLQNTAGQLTLKDYI